The Pelagibacterium halotolerans B2 nucleotide sequence TCGCGCTCGTCGGCTGGATCACCTACGAAGCCATCCAGCGCCTGTTCATGCCCCATCCGGTTCTGGCCGGCCCGATGATGGTGGTCGCCGTTCTGGGACTGGTGGTCAATATCGCCGTGTTTTTCATGCTCAGGCAGGGCGACACCAGCCACGTCAACATTCGCGGCGCCTTGCTGCACGTCCTTGGCGATCTTCTGGGCTCGGTTGCGGCGATCGCTGCGGCCATCGTGATCTATTTCACCGGCTGGACGCCGATCGATCCGATCCTGTCGGTACTGCTCTCGGTCCTGATCCTGCGTGCTGCGTGGGCTCTTTTGCGCAATGCCGTGCAGATCCTGATGGAGGGAACGCCGGGCAACATCGAGATCGACGCGCTGCGCACCCATGTGCTCGAAACGGTGCCCGATATCGAAGACGTCTCTCACGTCCACGTCTGGTCCATTACCTCCGGTAAGCCCGCAGCAACAATGGAAGTCTCGCTCAAGGCCGGAGCTGACTACCGCACGATTTCAGAGCAGGTCAAAAAGACGCTTTCCCAGCGCTATGCCATCGGCCATGCCACCGTGGAAATCAATTGGGCAAACCACCCAAAGGACTGCCCCCTGTCGGCACCGACCCCTCACCACTGATCGATAGCAAAAAGGGCCGTCCCAATATCCGAACGGCCCTTTTCAATTATTGTGTTTGCGACCAGTACAACCGGGTCGGATTGTCGACGACAAGCCGCCGCAGGCTTTCGGGCGTCGGCGCGATGATCTTGAGCAGATCCACCAGTTCCCCGTCATCTGGCATATTGTTTCTGATATTGGGATGCGGCCAATCGGTGCCCCACAGCACGCGGTCGGGGAATTTCTCCACCAGCAACCGGCCATATTCGGCAGCGTCGTGGAATGGAGGTCCGGATCGCGAAAGCCGCTCCGAACCGCAAACCTTGACCCAGAAGCGCTCGTCTTCCATCAGCTCCAAAAGCAGTTGAAACGCCTGTTGCTCGACCCCGGCGCTGGCATCGATCCGCCCCATGTGATCGATCACCGTAACGATATCGAGATCCTTGAGGAACGGTGCCAAATCCGCCAGCCAATGGGAATCGAAGTGCACGACGATATGCCAGCCGAACGGCTTGATCTTGGCAACGATTTCACGGACGGCATCCTGGTCGGCGGCCTCGCCCAGATGCGCGACGAAATTGAACCGCACGCCCCGCACGCCGGCGTCGTGAAGCCCTTGAAGTTCCGTCTCGGTCACATCGCGTTCCACCATTGCGATGCCACGATAATTGCCATTGCCGGCGCTCAGCGCATCGACCATGGCCCTGTTGTCGGTCCCGTGGCAACTGGCCTGAACGACCACCGAGCGCGATAAGCCCAGATGCTTGTGGAGTGCAAACAGCTTCTCCTTCGGCGCGTCCTCCGGACGGTAGGTCGCGGAACTGGAATAGGGGAACACATCGCCGGGACCGAACACGTGGCAGTGGGCGTCGCACGCACCGTCGGGCAGAACCAGGTCGGGCGTTTTGGGCGACGGATGGGGAGGCAAGGACATGTATTGACGTCTCTTAGTTGGGTTGAACTTCAATGGCTGGCCGTGGTGTCGCCGTGACCATACGGAAGACCGTAAGGCCAACGATGCAGAGCCCCATGAGCCGCGCAACCAGCGTCGGCGCATCGGTCGCATCGACCGGAGTAGGCCAGCAGATCAGCAGCGTACCGGCCACCAGCGCTGCGCGCTCGAGCCAGGAAATGGGGCGGATCATCCAGCCGGCAAAGGCGATGGTAATCGAGGTAACAGCGACAGTGGCGAGGATGATCCCGAGCACGATCTGCAGCGGCGTTCCGATCATCAGGATCCCCGGCATTGTGACGAAAAGGAACGGCACCAGTAGCTTGACGAAGCCAAGCCGGATCGATTCCACGGCCGTTTCGTTTGCTCCTGCCCCCGAGATCGACGCCGCCGCATAGGCCGCGAGCGCAACCGGCGGGGTAATGGCCGAAACCAAACCGAAATAGAAGATGAACATATGCGCGGAAATCGCCGGCAGTCCGAGCCGGGTGAGCGCCGGAGCCACCAGAACCGCCAGCAGCAGATAGGCCGCCGATGTGGGCAGGCCCATGCCCAGAACGAAAGAGGCCAGCGCCGTCAGCAGCAGGATCGCCCAGATATTGCCCGCACCCACCTCCACGATGAGGCTCGAAAGCATCAGCCCCATGCCGGTGAGATTGAGAACGCCGATGACGATACCCGCGGCAGCAACGGCCGCAACAATGGGCAGCGTTGCGAAAAGCGTGTTGCGGCAGACGACCAGCAGACCGGTGATCCCGATCCGCGTATCCTTGTGCCAGGGGCTGATAAGCAGGGCAAAGCCGATGCAAAAGACTGCGGCCCGCGTCGGGGTCATCCCCATGAACAACAGCACG carries:
- a CDS encoding amidohydrolase family protein, which gives rise to MSLPPHPSPKTPDLVLPDGACDAHCHVFGPGDVFPYSSSATYRPEDAPKEKLFALHKHLGLSRSVVVQASCHGTDNRAMVDALSAGNGNYRGIAMVERDVTETELQGLHDAGVRGVRFNFVAHLGEAADQDAVREIVAKIKPFGWHIVVHFDSHWLADLAPFLKDLDIVTVIDHMGRIDASAGVEQQAFQLLLELMEDERFWVKVCGSERLSRSGPPFHDAAEYGRLLVEKFPDRVLWGTDWPHPNIRNNMPDDGELVDLLKIIAPTPESLRRLVVDNPTRLYWSQTQ
- a CDS encoding cation diffusion facilitator family transporter, with product MTTHRSDPTHNHDHSAHHHGDGHHSHAPEVGENNERVVLVGFALTAGFMVAELIGGILAGSLALVADAGHMLTDAAALALAWAGFRFGRKLSDSKRTFGYMRLEVLAGFVNAITLFALVGWITYEAIQRLFMPHPVLAGPMMVVAVLGLVVNIAVFFMLRQGDTSHVNIRGALLHVLGDLLGSVAAIAAAIVIYFTGWTPIDPILSVLLSVLILRAAWALLRNAVQILMEGTPGNIEIDALRTHVLETVPDIEDVSHVHVWSITSGKPAATMEVSLKAGADYRTISEQVKKTLSQRYAIGHATVEINWANHPKDCPLSAPTPHH
- a CDS encoding TRAP transporter permease; amino-acid sequence: MWRAGLPGASRADRDYRPSAAVSSTLVGTINGSAVANVVTTGTFTIPLMKRVGYSANLAGAIEAAASSAGQILPPVMGAAAFLMAEIIGVPYSTIALAALVPGLLYVLALLIAVRLEAGKLDLARDTTGGLTFLIETLRTRGYLLLPLIGIIVLLFMGMTPTRAAVFCIGFALLISPWHKDTRIGITGLLVVCRNTLFATLPIVAAVAAAGIVIGVLNLTGMGLMLSSLIVEVGAGNIWAILLLTALASFVLGMGLPTSAAYLLLAVLVAPALTRLGLPAISAHMFIFYFGLVSAITPPVALAAYAAASISGAGANETAVESIRLGFVKLLVPFLFVTMPGILMIGTPLQIVLGIILATVAVTSITIAFAGWMIRPISWLERAALVAGTLLICWPTPVDATDAPTLVARLMGLCIVGLTVFRMVTATPRPAIEVQPN